A genomic segment from Perca flavescens isolate YP-PL-M2 chromosome 13, PFLA_1.0, whole genome shotgun sequence encodes:
- the LOC114566596 gene encoding ras-related protein Rab-39B gives METIWLYQFRLIVIGDSTVGKSCLIRRFTEGRFAQVSDPTVGVDFFSRLVEIEPGKRIKLQIWDTAGQERFRSITRAYYRNSVGGLLLFDITNRRSFQNVHNWLEEAQSHVQPHNIVFLLVGHKCDLEAQRQVTQQEAEKMAGVYGMRYVETSARESINVEKAFVDLTRDIFELVRNGDIKIQDGWEGVKSGFVPNTVHSSEEVTKGSRQCFC, from the exons ATGGAGACGATATGGCTTTATCAGTTTCGTCTGATCGTCATTGGAGACTCCACGGTCGGCAAGTCTTGTCTGATCCGAAGGTTTACTGAGGGCCGCTTCGCCCAGGTGTCAGACCCAACGGTGGGGGTGGACTTCTTTTCCCGCCTGGTGGAGATCGAGCCTGGCAAAAGAATCAAACTTCAGATCTGGGACACTGCAGGACAGGAGAGGTTCAG GTCCATCACCAGAGCTTACTACCGTAACTCAGTGGGCGGGCTCTTACTCTTCGACATCACAAACCGCCGTTCCTTCCAGAACGTCCACAACTGGCTGGAGGAGGCCCAGAGCCACGTCCAGCCACACAACATTGTCTTCCTGCTGGTCGGTCACAAGTGTGACCTAGAGGCCCAGCGCCAGGTGACCCAGCAGGAGGCAGAGAAGATGGCGGGGGTCTACGGGATGCGCTACGTGGAGACCTCGGCACGAGAATCGATCAACGTTGAGAAG GCGTTTGTGGATCTGACAAGAGACATCTTTGAGCTGGTACGGAACGGGGACATCAAGATCCAGGATGGCTGGGAGGGCGTCAAGAGTGGATTTGTTCCCAACACCGTCCACTCCTCTGAGGAGGTTACCAAGGGCAGCCGGCAATGCTTCTGCTGA
- the LOC114566597 gene encoding ras-related protein Rab-38, translated as MQQELLFKVLVIGDLGVGKTSIIKRYVHQIFSQHYRATIGVDFALKVLQWDDDTVIRLQLWDIAGQERYGNMTRVYYREAVGALVVFDVTRASTFDAVLKWKDDLDSKVTLNHGRPVPAVLLANKSDQLGSQQSKLDSFCRENGFVGWFETSAKENANINEAARCLVEHILNNEESPVVERDPSSLVLSGYTNTTKDNPNCSSCVKW; from the exons ATGCAGCAGGAGCTTTTGTTCAAAGTCCTGGTCATCGGGGACTTGGGAGTCGGAAAAACGTCCATCATCAAGCGGTACGTGCATCAGATCTTCTCCCAGCACTACCGAGCCACCATCGGCGTGGACTTCGCCCTTAAGGTGCTGCAGTGGGACGATGACACTGTGATCCGGCTACAGCTGTGGGACATAGCAG GACAGGAGCGGTATGGGAACATGACTCGTGTCTATTACCGGGAGGCGGTGGGAGCGCTGGTGGTGTTTGACGTGACGAGGGCCTCCACTTTTGACGCCGTGCTGAAGTGGAAGGATGACCTGGATTCCAAG GTGACCCTGAACCACGGGAGGCCAGTTCCAGCTGTACTCTTGGCCAATAAGTCGGACCAGCTGGGTTCCCAGCAGTCCAAACTCGACTCCTTCTGCAGGGAGAACGGCTTTGTTGGCTGGTTCGAGACCTCTGCAAAG GAAAACGCAAACATCAATGAGGCAGCACGCTGCTTGGTGGAGCACATTCTGAACAACGAGGAGAGCCCGGTGGTAGAGCGAGACCCCAGCTCCCTCGTCTTGTCTGGATACACTAACACCACGAAGGATAATCCCAACTGCTCGTCATGTGTGAAATGGTGA